From Candidatus Nitricoxidivorans perseverans, the proteins below share one genomic window:
- the rdgB gene encoding RdgB/HAM1 family non-canonical purine NTP pyrophosphatase — MKKLVLASNNPGKLREFSALLATVDFEVLPQARFNVPEAEEPHGTFVENAIAKARHAAKLTGLPALADDSGICVEALGGAPGVYSARFAGEPKSDQRNNERLIADLAGKADRRAHYYCILVFVRHADDPQPIIAEGEWWGEIVDTPKGENGFGYDPYFWLPEFGCTAAELPSEKKNGISHRGIALAKLMERLKSRR; from the coding sequence GTGAAGAAACTCGTCCTCGCCTCCAACAACCCCGGCAAGCTGCGGGAGTTCTCTGCGCTGCTCGCCACCGTCGATTTCGAAGTGCTGCCGCAGGCGCGGTTCAACGTGCCCGAAGCCGAGGAACCGCACGGCACCTTCGTCGAGAACGCCATCGCCAAGGCGCGCCACGCCGCGAAACTCACCGGCCTGCCCGCGCTGGCCGACGATTCCGGCATCTGCGTCGAGGCCTTGGGCGGCGCGCCCGGCGTCTATTCGGCCCGCTTCGCGGGAGAGCCCAAGTCCGACCAGCGCAACAACGAGAGGCTGATCGCCGACCTGGCCGGCAAGGCGGATCGCCGCGCCCACTACTACTGCATCCTCGTATTCGTCCGCCATGCCGACGATCCGCAGCCGATCATCGCCGAGGGCGAGTGGTGGGGCGAGATCGTCGACACGCCTAAGGGCGAAAACGGCTTCGGCTACGACCCCTACTTCTGGCTGCCCGAATTCGGCTGCACGGCGGCCGAGCTGCCCTCGGAGAAGAAGAACGGCATCTCCCACCGCGGCATCGCGTTGGCCAAGCTGATGGAGCGACTGAAGTCACGGCGTTGA
- a CDS encoding thiazole synthase — MQDPLIIAGKEYSSRLLVGTGKYKDFDETRRAVDASGARIVTVAIRRTNIGQEPGQPSLLDALPPSQFTYLPNTAGCYTADDAIRTLRLARELLDGHRLVKLEVLGDPKTLFPNMPETLKAAEVLVGDGFDVMVYCSDDPIQAKLLEGIGCVAVMPLASLIGSGMGILNPWNLRLIIDAAKVPVLVDAGVGTASDAAIAMELGCDGVLMNTAIALAQDPVLMAGAMRKAVEAGREAFLAGRMPKKFYTASPSSPTTGLIGQ, encoded by the coding sequence ATGCAAGACCCCCTGATCATCGCCGGAAAGGAATATTCGTCGCGCCTGCTCGTCGGCACGGGAAAGTACAAGGATTTCGATGAGACGCGCCGCGCGGTGGATGCGAGCGGCGCGCGGATCGTCACCGTCGCCATCCGCCGCACGAACATCGGCCAGGAGCCGGGCCAGCCCTCGCTGCTCGACGCCCTGCCGCCCTCGCAGTTCACCTACCTGCCCAACACCGCCGGCTGCTACACGGCCGACGACGCCATCCGCACGCTGCGCCTGGCGCGCGAGCTGCTGGACGGCCACAGGCTGGTCAAGCTCGAAGTGCTGGGCGATCCGAAGACGCTGTTCCCCAACATGCCCGAAACGCTCAAGGCCGCCGAGGTGCTGGTCGGGGACGGCTTCGACGTCATGGTCTATTGCTCGGACGATCCGATCCAGGCGAAGCTGCTCGAAGGCATCGGCTGCGTCGCGGTGATGCCGCTGGCCTCGCTGATCGGTTCCGGCATGGGCATCCTCAATCCATGGAACCTCAGGCTCATCATCGATGCGGCGAAGGTGCCGGTGCTGGTGGATGCCGGCGTCGGCACGGCTTCGGACGCCGCCATCGCCATGGAGCTGGGCTGCGACGGCGTGCTGATGAACACCGCCATCGCGCTCGCGCAGGATCCGGTGCTCATGGCCGGTGCCATGAGGAAGGCGGTGGAAGCCGGCCGCGAGGCCTTTCTGGCCGGCCGCATGCCGAAGAAGTTCTACACCGCCAGCCCCAGCTCCCCGACGACGGGTCTCATTGGCCAATGA
- the trmB gene encoding tRNA (guanosine(46)-N7)-methyltransferase TrmB — MNDGRHIRSFVLRQGRVSNAQQRHFDQGMPRFGIPYANAPLDLDAAFGRAAPKILEIGCGMGETTAAIAAAHPENDYLGIEVHTPGVGSLLKEIADRGLSNLRIVQHDAVEVVRDMIPEGALAGIHIYFPDPWPKKRHHKRRLIQPAFVALLASRLAAGGYLHCATDWEEYAQQMLEVLSAEPLLENTANGYAPRPGWRPQTKFEQRGLRLGHGVWDLLFRRAETARSAG, encoded by the coding sequence ATGAACGACGGCCGCCACATCCGCAGCTTCGTGCTGCGCCAGGGGCGCGTCTCGAACGCCCAGCAGCGCCATTTCGACCAGGGCATGCCGCGCTTTGGCATTCCCTACGCGAACGCGCCGCTCGACCTGGACGCTGCCTTTGGCCGCGCCGCACCAAAGATTCTCGAAATCGGCTGCGGCATGGGCGAGACCACGGCCGCCATCGCCGCCGCCCACCCCGAGAACGATTACCTCGGCATCGAAGTCCATACGCCGGGGGTGGGCAGCCTGCTCAAAGAGATCGCGGACCGGGGGCTCTCCAACCTGCGCATCGTCCAGCACGACGCCGTCGAGGTGGTGCGGGACATGATTCCGGAAGGCGCGCTCGCCGGCATCCACATTTATTTCCCAGATCCCTGGCCCAAGAAGCGCCACCACAAGCGGCGCCTGATCCAGCCGGCGTTCGTCGCCCTGCTGGCCTCGCGCCTGGCAGCAGGCGGCTACCTGCACTGCGCCACCGACTGGGAGGAATACGCGCAGCAGATGCTGGAAGTTCTCTCCGCCGAGCCGCTGCTGGAGAACACGGCGAATGGCTACGCGCCCCGTCCTGGGTGGCGGCCGCAGACCAAGTTCGAGCAGCGCGGCCTGCGCCTGGGCCACGGGGTATGGGACCTGCTGTTCAGGCGGGCAGAAACAGCGCGATCAGCCGGTTGA
- the thiS gene encoding sulfur carrier protein ThiS, with protein MIEIVLNGTARQLDASLTVAALLEREGLAGKRVAVEKNGEIVPKSRHADVRLSGGDRLEIVVAVGGG; from the coding sequence ATGATCGAAATCGTCCTTAACGGCACGGCGCGGCAGCTCGATGCCTCGCTTACCGTCGCCGCGCTCCTGGAGCGCGAGGGACTGGCCGGCAAGCGCGTCGCGGTGGAGAAAAACGGCGAGATCGTGCCGAAGAGCCGGCACGCCGACGTCCGCCTGTCCGGGGGCGATCGCCTTGAAATCGTCGTCGCCGTCGGCGGCGGCTAG
- a CDS encoding protein phosphatase 2C domain-containing protein, translated as MKFTIYQESRIGKRQTNQDRIAHCYSRDALMMVLADGMGGHLHGEVAAQIAVQYITEYFQREARPHLDDPFLFLSRGLTNAHNAILDYAVERDLAEAPRTTCVVCVIQDSIAYWAHAGDSRLYIVRGARLLAQTRDHSRVQMMVDQGQITEEEALHHPSRNRVFSCLGGTQAPQIDFSRKTPLLAGDVVVLCSDGFWSPLGNDLLIPGLAGTSVMQATPQLMDRAEALAGETGDNLSVIAITWEENYDDAPTTGSVETRTMPLDSHTTQMEGFDLSRPREPDLTDEDIERAIEEIRSAIQKYSK; from the coding sequence ATGAAATTCACCATCTACCAGGAAAGCCGCATCGGCAAGCGCCAGACCAACCAGGACCGGATCGCCCACTGCTATTCTCGTGACGCCCTGATGATGGTGCTGGCGGACGGCATGGGCGGCCACCTGCACGGCGAGGTGGCCGCGCAGATCGCGGTGCAATACATCACCGAGTACTTCCAGCGCGAGGCGCGGCCGCACCTCGACGACCCCTTCCTTTTCCTCTCGCGCGGCCTGACCAACGCCCACAACGCCATCCTCGACTACGCCGTCGAGCGCGATCTGGCGGAAGCGCCCCGCACCACCTGCGTCGTCTGCGTCATCCAGGACAGCATCGCCTACTGGGCGCACGCCGGCGATTCGCGCCTCTACATCGTCCGCGGCGCCCGGCTGCTGGCGCAGACCCGCGATCATTCGCGGGTCCAGATGATGGTCGACCAGGGCCAGATCACCGAGGAGGAGGCGCTCCACCACCCCTCGCGCAATCGCGTCTTCAGCTGCCTCGGCGGCACCCAGGCGCCGCAGATCGACTTCTCGCGCAAGACGCCGCTGCTGGCCGGCGATGTGGTCGTCCTGTGCTCGGACGGGTTCTGGTCTCCCCTCGGCAACGACCTGCTGATACCGGGGCTCGCGGGCACCAGCGTCATGCAGGCGACGCCGCAGCTCATGGACCGGGCCGAGGCCCTGGCCGGGGAAACCGGCGACAACCTGTCCGTGATCGCCATCACCTGGGAAGAGAATTACGACGACGCCCCCACCACGGGCAGCGTCGAAACCCGTACCATGCCGCTGGATTCGCACACCACCCAGATGGAAGGCTTCGACCTTTCCCGGCCCCGCGAACCCGACCTCACCGACGAGGACATCGAGCGCGCGATCGAGGAAATCCGAAGCGCCATCCAGAAGTATTCAAAATAG
- the hemW gene encoding radical SAM family heme chaperone HemW has protein sequence MIPLSLYVHFPWCVRKCPYCDFNSHEARGGVPEGEYVDALIADLDAALPLAEGRAVQTAFIGGGTPSLISPAALGRLLSAVSRRLTFAQGAEITLEANPGAIEAAKFAAFRAAGVTRLSLGIQSFDDAKLAALGRIHSADEARRAAELALRHFERVNLDLMTGLPGQTLKEARRDVETAISFAPGHVSAYALTLEPNTPFHHAPPPLPDEDLAADMQEMAEAMLVAAGYEHYETSAFARPGQRCRHNLNYWRFGDYLGIGAGAHSKIGNRREARPRNPKDWLADPVARRWQPIAQEDLPGEFMMNALRLAEGFEPRLFEERTGLPLSVIEPALAVTRREGLMEEARMRPTVKGRRFLNRLIALFLPA, from the coding sequence TTGATCCCGCTCTCGCTCTACGTCCACTTCCCCTGGTGCGTCCGCAAGTGTCCCTACTGCGACTTCAACTCGCATGAGGCGCGGGGTGGCGTTCCGGAAGGGGAATACGTCGACGCGCTGATCGCCGACCTCGACGCGGCGCTGCCGCTGGCGGAGGGCCGCGCCGTGCAGACGGCTTTCATCGGCGGCGGCACGCCCAGCCTGATCTCGCCCGCGGCGCTGGGCCGGCTGCTTTCCGCCGTGTCGCGGCGGCTGACTTTCGCGCAGGGGGCCGAGATCACGCTGGAGGCCAATCCCGGCGCGATCGAGGCGGCGAAGTTCGCGGCCTTTCGAGCGGCGGGAGTCACGCGGCTGTCGCTGGGCATCCAGAGCTTCGACGACGCGAAGCTCGCCGCGCTGGGCCGCATCCATTCCGCCGACGAGGCGAGGCGCGCCGCGGAACTCGCGCTGCGCCACTTCGAGCGCGTCAATCTCGACCTCATGACCGGCCTGCCGGGGCAGACGCTGAAAGAAGCGCGGCGCGACGTCGAGACCGCGATTTCATTCGCTCCCGGCCATGTCTCCGCCTACGCCCTGACGCTGGAGCCCAACACACCGTTTCACCATGCGCCGCCGCCGCTGCCCGACGAGGACCTGGCGGCCGACATGCAGGAGATGGCCGAGGCGATGCTCGTCGCCGCCGGCTACGAACACTACGAGACCTCGGCCTTCGCCCGTCCGGGGCAGCGCTGCCGGCACAACCTCAACTACTGGCGCTTCGGCGACTATCTGGGCATCGGCGCCGGCGCGCACTCGAAGATCGGCAACAGGCGCGAGGCGCGTCCGAGAAATCCGAAGGACTGGCTCGCGGATCCCGTGGCGCGACGCTGGCAGCCCATCGCGCAAGAAGACCTGCCGGGCGAGTTCATGATGAACGCGCTGCGGCTGGCAGAGGGATTCGAACCACGGCTGTTCGAGGAGCGCACCGGCCTGCCGCTGTCCGTCATCGAGCCCGCATTGGCGGTGACGCGGCGCGAAGGGCTCATGGAAGAAGCGCGAATGCGCCCCACCGTGAAGGGCAGGCGCTTCCTCAACCGGCTGATCGCGCTGTTTCTGCCCGCCTGA
- the rph gene encoding ribonuclease PH, which translates to MNRPSGRGPQDLRALRITRNYTMHAEGSVLLEFGNTKVLVTASVEESLPPFLRGKGQGWVTAEYGMLPRSTHTRTAREAAKGKQSGRTQEIQRLIGRSLRAVTDLKALGERQVTLDCDVLQADGGTRCAAITGACIALHDACVGLVAGGKLPAHPMRDLVAAVSVGIFEGRPVLDLDYAEDSACDTDMNVVMTGSGGIVEVQGTAEGAPFSRAELESLLDMATAGIADIIATQKKAIAS; encoded by the coding sequence ATGAACCGTCCGAGCGGCCGCGGCCCGCAAGACCTGCGCGCGCTGCGCATCACCCGCAACTACACCATGCACGCCGAAGGCAGCGTGCTGCTGGAATTCGGCAACACCAAGGTGCTCGTCACGGCCAGCGTCGAGGAAAGCCTGCCCCCCTTCCTGCGCGGCAAGGGGCAAGGCTGGGTCACGGCCGAATACGGCATGCTGCCGCGCTCGACGCACACGCGCACCGCCCGCGAGGCGGCCAAGGGCAAGCAGTCCGGCCGCACCCAGGAAATCCAGCGGCTGATCGGTCGTTCATTGCGCGCCGTGACCGATCTCAAGGCGCTGGGCGAACGGCAGGTCACGCTCGACTGCGACGTGCTCCAGGCCGACGGCGGCACCCGCTGCGCCGCCATCACCGGCGCCTGCATCGCCCTGCACGACGCCTGCGTCGGCCTGGTCGCCGGCGGCAAGCTGCCCGCCCACCCGATGCGCGACCTCGTCGCCGCCGTCTCGGTGGGCATCTTCGAGGGCCGGCCGGTGCTCGACCTCGACTACGCCGAGGATTCCGCCTGCGACACCGACATGAACGTGGTCATGACGGGCAGCGGCGGCATCGTCGAAGTGCAGGGCACGGCGGAAGGCGCGCCCTTCTCGCGCGCCGAGCTGGAGTCGCTGCTCGACATGGCCACGGCCGGCATCGCCGACATCATCGCCACCCAGAAGAAAGCCATCGCATCGTGA